TCTTTATCAACAATTCTTGTTAGTTTTTTTAATTGGGGATTGGGACTAATCTTTGGAGCTATTCTTGCGCGAAAAGTTGGGGAATACTCAGTCCAAAACAACTTACAACTAAACTACCCTTTAATTGGTGCTGCGGGATATTCTGGTTTAATGGTGTGGCATGGCGGACTTTCAGGCTCTATACCTTTGAAAATTGCAGAAGAAAATCACCTTCAAGATATTATTACTAATCCTACAATTCTTAAACAGATACCAGTTTCTGGAATAGACTTTTCTCAAACTGTTTTTTCTAACATGAATCTATCAGTTAGTTTATTACTAATAATCATTATACCCTTGATTTTATTTTTGCTTGGAATGAGAAATTCTAAAGGGTCAAAAATTAAATTTAAAAAGACTGAAATATTAAAAGAAAAAACACAAGCAATTGGAGCTGAAAAAATTGACCAGTCTAAAATTTTTTCTAAAATAATTGGACTATCAATTATACTTTTCGCTATTCAAAAGGTTTTTAATGCTGAATCATTAGCATTCATTAACCCGAATTTTATAAACTTGCTATTATTGGGGCTATGCCTATTTCTTCATAAAAACTTTAGTTATTTTATAAAATCTGTAAATACTGCTATTAGCAGTGCTAGTGGAATACTTATACAATTTCCTTTATATTTTGGAATTATGGGGATAATGAACTCGACAGGCCTAGTAGATATTTTTGCTGAATTCTTTATTAATATTTCAAATAAAAACACATATCCTATTTTTACTATGTTAAGTGGAGGCTTAGTAAATATTTTTGTTCCAAGTGGTGGTGGACAATGGGCAGTACAAGGAATAATTGTAATCCAATCTGCTCTCGAATTAGGGGTATCCATACCTAAAAGTATTATGGCACTAGTATATGGTGATCAATTAACAAATATGTTACAACCATTTTGGGCACTTCCATTATTAGGTATTACACAAATAAAAGCAAAGGAATTGTTACCTTATACACTAATAATCATGGTTATTGGAATAGTTATTTTTACAGTTAATTTAATTATTTTCTAGATTTTACACCTAACAAGTCCCTTAGTCTGTTACCTAAAAACATAAAGGATAATACTAACAAGACAATACATAAACCTGGTATTAAAGCAAGATATAATTTATCCATTATAATAAATCCATAATGATTTCTAATAATCATCCCCCAGGAAGGTATAGGCGGCTGAACTCCTATTCCTAAAAAACTTAATCCAGATTCTAATAAAATTGAGGTAGCAAAATTAGCAGCTGAAATTATGATAATTGGATTAATGATGTTGGGCAATATATGTTTGAACATTATATAAAAATCAGGAACACCAAATGACCTAATAGATTCTATATATGGCATCTGAGAAATTTTCAAAACCTCTCCTCTAGTTACACGCGCCACTTCAACCCACATTGTCAAACCAACCGCAACAAAAACTTGCCAAAATCCCTTACCTAAAACAACGCTGATAGCAATAACGAGCAATAATGTTGGAATTGACCACACAACATTAATTAACCAGCTAATAAAAACATCTAATTTACCGCCATAATAGCCTGATATCATCCCCAAAGAAATACCTATTAATAATGAAATAAATACCGATATAAAGCCTACTGAAAAGGATATTCTTGTTCCTAAGATAACTCTACTTAATAAGTCTCTACCATATCTATCCGTTCCTAATATATAAGTTTTATTAATTATGTGTTTGTTATTTTTATTATGATGTAATTTATCTAATGAAACTTTTTCTTTTCGAACATTATTAAAATTATACAACACATAAGATAATGTATCATCTTTGTAAGAGTAGCTATCAATTATTATCTCCTTGTAATGTTTTTTTTTACCAAAAAAAAACTGTGAAAAAATATTTTGAGAATTGTAAATAGAATCATTTTTTAACAACAAAACATTTGCACTAAAACCTGGAGACTTTTTTGCAATTGATAATTGAATATTATTTGCTAACGGAGTATTATCAGGCATAATTTGATAAGAGAATACTGCTAAAACAAAAAACAATACAACTAATAATAAAGCTAAGAGTGATGCTATATTAGATGAAAATAAATTAATTATAATACTTTTGAAATTCATTTAATTATTCAATATACTAAATATAGAATTGCTATTTATTATATTTATATAAAATGGAAAAAGATAAAATAATACTTGGTATTGATCCCGGAACTAATATAATGGGTTATGGACTTGTCAAAAAGTCAAAAAATAAAATAAAATTTTTATACCTGGATGTTGTTTTACTAAATAAAATTAAGTCTCATAATTTAAAGCTGAAAAAAATCTTTGAGACAACCAATAATATAATTCAAATGTACTCACCAGACGAAATTGCAATCGAAGCTCCATTCTTTGGGAAGAATGCTCAATCTATGCTAAAACTTGGAAGAGCACAAGGAGCTGCAATGGTAGCAAGTGCTGTAAATAAAATCCCCATTGTCGAATATGCGCCAAAAAAAATAAAGTTAGCAATTACAGGAAGTGGGACTGCATCAAAAGAAAAAGTAGCTGGAATGTTAATTAAGATGTTACAGATAGAAACTAAACCTAAATACCTAGATGCAACCGATGGTCTAGCCGCAGCTGTATGTCATGCACTTCAAAAGAGAATAATATTAAATAATAAAAAAGAAACTTGGAGTCAATTTATAAAAAATAACCCTAAAAGAATTAAATAAAGTCTAATAAATAATTTTTTTAGATATATCTCTAGACAATTTTGATAATTCTGTTTCATTGGAATTGAAACTTTTAGAAAAATTCATATCTTCTATATTGTTAATTGGCACTAAATGTACATGCGCATGTGGAACTTCAAAGCCTATAACACTAACTCCAATTCTATTGCAATTAATTGATTTTTTTAAACCTTTGGCGACGATGCGAACAAAAGCCCATAAACTTTGGTATTCTTCTTTTTTTAGATCAAATAAATAATTAACCTGTTTTTTAGGCACAACAAGAACATGACCTGTTTTTATTGGTCTAATATCCATAAATGCTATATTAAATTGATCTTCGGCAACTAAATGGCAACTATATTCTTTATTTATTATTTTTTTAAAAACAGAATCCATTTAATTTAAGACCTAGAAATACTTAAAATTTCAAAATTAATAACACCTGAAGGCACATTAATACTAGCTAATTCACCAACTTTTTTTCCTAGTAAGCCTTGACTTATTGGTGAAGAAATAGAAATTTTATTAACTGATATATCTGCCTCCGATTCTGGTACTAGAATATACTCAAGAATTGAACCTGTCAAATTATTTTTTATTCCAACCTTAGAATATAATAACACTTTATCTGTTGCTAGCTTTGAAGCATCAATGACCCGTGCTACAGATATTTTTGACTCTAGTTCAGATATACGCATTTCAAGTAATCCCTGTGCTTCTTTTGCGGCGTCATACTCTGCATTCTCAGATAAGTCACCTTTATCACGAGCT
This sequence is a window from Flavobacteriales bacterium TMED191. Protein-coding genes within it:
- the ruvC gene encoding crossover junction endodeoxyribonuclease RuvC; the protein is MEKDKIILGIDPGTNIMGYGLVKKSKNKIKFLYLDVVLLNKIKSHNLKLKKIFETTNNIIQMYSPDEIAIEAPFFGKNAQSMLKLGRAQGAAMVASAVNKIPIVEYAPKKIKLAITGSGTASKEKVAGMLIKMLQIETKPKYLDATDGLAAAVCHALQKRIILNNKKETWSQFIKNNPKRIK
- a CDS encoding short-chain fatty acid transporter translates to MIKKLENTIRKTLPSPFSIAVILTIIIIFLALLLTDYKLSFVITAWEKGLWNNALMNFAMQMMLMLVLGYVLALTNFSKKIIEKITPLCNNSANAAFWVSLSTILVSFFNWGLGLIFGAILARKVGEYSVQNNLQLNYPLIGAAGYSGLMVWHGGLSGSIPLKIAEENHLQDIITNPTILKQIPVSGIDFSQTVFSNMNLSVSLLLIIIIPLILFLLGMRNSKGSKIKFKKTEILKEKTQAIGAEKIDQSKIFSKIIGLSIILFAIQKVFNAESLAFINPNFINLLLLGLCLFLHKNFSYFIKSVNTAISSASGILIQFPLYFGIMGIMNSTGLVDIFAEFFINISNKNTYPIFTMLSGGLVNIFVPSGGGQWAVQGIIVIQSALELGVSIPKSIMALVYGDQLTNMLQPFWALPLLGITQIKAKELLPYTLIIMVIGIVIFTVNLIIF
- a CDS encoding ABC transporter permease → MNFKSIIINLFSSNIASLLALLLVVLFFVLAVFSYQIMPDNTPLANNIQLSIAKKSPGFSANVLLLKNDSIYNSQNIFSQFFFGKKKHYKEIIIDSYSYKDDTLSYVLYNFNNVRKEKVSLDKLHHNKNNKHIINKTYILGTDRYGRDLLSRVILGTRISFSVGFISVFISLLIGISLGMISGYYGGKLDVFISWLINVVWSIPTLLLVIAISVVLGKGFWQVFVAVGLTMWVEVARVTRGEVLKISQMPYIESIRSFGVPDFYIMFKHILPNIINPIIIISAANFATSILLESGLSFLGIGVQPPIPSWGMIIRNHYGFIIMDKLYLALIPGLCIVLLVLSFMFLGNRLRDLLGVKSRK
- the greA gene encoding transcription elongation factor GreA: MSKIVYYSLEALDKLKSELNQLSTVERPNISKQIAEARDKGDLSENAEYDAAKEAQGLLEMRISELESKISVARVIDASKLATDKVLLYSKVGIKNNLTGSILEYILVPESEADISVNKISISSPISQGLLGKKVGELASINVPSGVINFEILSISRS
- a CDS encoding HIT family protein; its protein translation is MDSVFKKIINKEYSCHLVAEDQFNIAFMDIRPIKTGHVLVVPKKQVNYLFDLKKEEYQSLWAFVRIVAKGLKKSINCNRIGVSVIGFEVPHAHVHLVPINNIEDMNFSKSFNSNETELSKLSRDISKKIIY